CCGGCTGGGAACAGGTGTCCCTTCTGGCACCCCAGCCGTCCGACGACTACGCCGAGTGGCGCCGGACAGCGGCGGCCCACGCCCTGGAGGGGCTACCCACCCTGGATCCCGCCAAGAAGAAGCTGACCAAGGCTGACAGAAAGATTCTGGAGGATCGCGGCAAGCTGGAGGCCATGTACCCCGAAGACATCGTGGCTTGTCTCCAGATCACCACCAACTGGCTCCATGACCTGGGCTGGAGTCAGCCTCCCGGCAGCCGGCGGGTCCTCTACTGGCGGCCGGCAGATGCCGTCGAGGCCGGCGCGCCGCGACAGACGAGGCGCACGCAGACCGAGGAAGCGGTGGAGTGCATGCTTCTGGCCATGGCCACTGGCAGTCGCAACGACCATGCCTTGCCGCCGGTGATCCGCACCCTGCCCCAGGCGGAGCTGTTGCATCGGGCCCTGGTCAAGGTTGCCGATCAGGTAAATGGGCATCCCAGCTCTGTCCTTACGGGGCGGGATGCCCATCGGCAGCGTCTCACCGACGCACACCGCCATGCCCATATCCTGCCGCTCGATCTCGATGGTGATGGCCACCTGGAGCATTTCCTGATCTGGGCCCCCATGGGTCTCGATGGAGCGGCCCAGACCGCTATTCGGGCGGTGCGCCAGACCTTCACCAGGGGTGGCGTCGGTCCTTTGCGACTCGCGGTGGCCGGTCGCGGGGATCTGTCCTCCTTGGGGGCGCTTCCTGGAGCCTACGGTGACGGTCTGCGCCTGGCGTTGGGACCGCCTGGTGGGGCTCGGGAATGGTGGAGCGTCACCCCCTTCGTGCCGCCCCGGCACATGAAACGCCATGGGAAGCATACCCTGGAAGGCCAGATCGAAGCCGAGCTGGTCTCGCGAGGAAGACCGAAGCCCGCCCTCATCATGGTGCTGGACCCCCGCGAGGATCCGGCGTGGCTGAGGTTCCGCCATTTTTCGCGGGTCCGGCGCGGTGGCCCCGCGCCGCCCGTGGATTGGGGCTTCGCCGTCCGCCTGTGTTTTGACGTGCCCGTGACCGGTCCGATCTGCCTGGGTTACGCCAGCCATTTCGGTCTGGGGCGGTTCACAGCCGTTCGGGCAGCTATCGGCAGGGAGGGCTTTTAGCGACTCACCGTCTTCCTGAGGCTGAAGGGAAAAAGACTGCAAGAACAAAGGATTGACCACAGGGCAGGGACAAATTGTCCCCACCCTCTCACCATCACCGTGACTGGAGAGCAGATGACCATCGCCGAGGCCCTGGACCTGCGCAAGGCGGTGAGCAATGATCTGGCCACCCTCCAAAGCCGTAGAGTCAGAAGAGCACCACCAACCCCTTTTCT
Above is a genomic segment from Thermodesulfobacteriota bacterium containing:
- the csb2 gene encoding type I-U CRISPR-associated protein Csb2; protein product: MPTLILRFPGRRYHATPWGHHVNEGLVEWPPSPWRLLRALLAVGYSSGLWDGSGLPPEARSLIERLASVLPTFRLPPASGAHSRHYMPLARLNEKGQEEKTLVFDTWAQIDEGELAITWDVDLPPAEADLLGQLARRLGYLGRSESWVVARLSEEPASAMSAGNSFPADGRAMPGPGWEQVSLLAPQPSDDYAEWRRTAAAHALEGLPTLDPAKKKLTKADRKILEDRGKLEAMYPEDIVACLQITTNWLHDLGWSQPPGSRRVLYWRPADAVEAGAPRQTRRTQTEEAVECMLLAMATGSRNDHALPPVIRTLPQAELLHRALVKVADQVNGHPSSVLTGRDAHRQRLTDAHRHAHILPLDLDGDGHLEHFLIWAPMGLDGAAQTAIRAVRQTFTRGGVGPLRLAVAGRGDLSSLGALPGAYGDGLRLALGPPGGAREWWSVTPFVPPRHMKRHGKHTLEGQIEAELVSRGRPKPALIMVLDPREDPAWLRFRHFSRVRRGGPAPPVDWGFAVRLCFDVPVTGPICLGYASHFGLGRFTAVRAAIGREGF